TGGTGACTGACTCATCCCTCCCCTTACCTTCTCCTTTCATCCTTTCTAGAACCCATTCACTACTAGTGCTGGCCCCTACAATGGAGGCCATGGAGCTTTAGCCAGCCActttctgtaaccaggcaagggtcctagtggtgggactgggacaccaactgAGCCACAAACCCTATACcagtcttgcctacaagatgtgctgaggcaatgtggctcagaggttaggggAGTGGCAAACTAATGACTGGTATAATTTTAGCCCCTAGCCAAACTAGGTGGAATAAACTGAGTGGAAGTTTATTCCTGACACTCCCTGGGTGGCCAGGAACTGAAAGCTGTATGTATAACTCAGAGACCCAGGGTAGATTCAAATATAAATGACCAAAATAAAGTCAATGAAATTATCCCTAATTGTATTCTGCTATACTGGTAGATTGGGACCTAGCTCAATCATCATAAAAGAGCCTTTCTctggcagctgatgggagcagatgtagAATGGGAGGAGCTCAGGGAACCCTTGAGAACACGGGGAGGAAAGATTATAGGAGACAGAAAGGTAGAAGACACCATGAGAACACAGCACACAGAAACAACTAAGCATGGATATAAGGattcccagagactgaagcagaaatcacagagcctgcatgggtctgtctGCATTAGGcctctgcatacatgctgtgGTTGTTTATCTTAGGTTTCTATGGGACTCCTATGGGAATGGGGATATCTTTGACTCTTCTGTCTGcccttgggacccttttcttcctcctgagttGCCTCCTCTAGTCTTGATATGAGGGATTGTGTCTAGTTTTATTGAATCTTGTTATGCTCTGTTTGGTTTGTACCCATGAGATGCTGCTTTTTCCTGAAGGGAACAAGATGTCCAGTGGATCTGAATGAGTGGGGAGGTTGTGGGGAATCTAGAAAGAGTCGAAGGAAGGGAAGACGCACTTAGGATatattgtataagagaagaataaataaaaaagtaaagagagctgggtggtggtggtgcacacctttaatcctagcacttgggaggcagaggcaggcagatttctgagttcgaggccagtctggtctacagagtgagttccaggacagccagggctacacagagaaaccctgtctcaaaaaaccaaccaaccaaacaaacaaaaaacaaacaaacaaaacccaaaaaaggagaaaaagtttACTGAACATTAGCATATTTAGAAAGTATATTGCAGTCAACACAGAAAATTGTCTAACATCACAAAATCTTGGTATAACAAGGTAAAGAGTGGAGATCTGATGATAAAACAGTGACTGTTACCTAATGATTGTCTAGATCACAGGTGCAAAGCAGAGGGTGGCAATACTTAGTCACTCAGGGGCCCTTCACTAACTGAACTACTTTGCAAAACTCCTGCTTGCAAATAAAACTCTTAAGTAGTATGTTCTTGAATGTGGGTCTCATTGGAGAGGTACATTTTGTTATAATAGTATCAATATATTTACTAGTTAAATTTTAGTAAAAAATTATACTGGTATCATAAAGAGATTTTCTTCTTGCCAAGGACTCCAAAAAGGGCATCTCTCATATCTCtattcctcaggctgtagatgaaGGGGTTCAGCATGGGAGTCACCACTGTGCACATCATGGCCATGGAAATCTCCTTCACAGTAGAGTTATTAGCTGATGGACATAAGTAGAGAGCAAAAATTGTCCCATAGAACAGTGAGAccacagacaggtgtgagccacagGTGGAGAAGACCTTGTGGATGGCCCGAGTAAATGAAACCTTTAGAATAGAGAAGACAATTTGTATATAGGACACAACAATGAGTAAGAATGGGATGATGCTAACAAGCCCTCCCATGATAAATATCATTAATTCATTAATATGAATGTCAGAGCAAGCCAACTTGAGCAGGGTAGATATGTCACAGAAAAAGTGGTGGATCAAGTTATCCTCACAGAATGACAATCTAGCCAAGAGTAGAGTGTGCAACATAGAATACAGCACAGTAAATACCCAGGATAACaccagcagacacacacagagtgtggggCTCATGATGCTCATGTAATGAAGGGGGAAGCAGACAGCCACATACCGGTCATAAGCCATGACCAAAAGAAGAATGCTCTCCAGGTCtccaaaaaccaataaaaagtaCATTTGTGTCAGACAGCCAGCATAGGAGATGGATGTGTCCTGGCTCTGCATGTTCTGCAGCAACTTGGGCATTGTGACGGAGGAAaagcagagatcagagaaggACAAGTTGCTGAGAAacaagtacatgggtgtgtggagatggGGGTCCAGTAttatgaggatgatgatgatgaggttcCCCAGGACGGTGGTGAGGTACATGGCCAGGAACAGGGCATAGTACAGGTGCTGGTACTCTTGGGGGATGGGCAGGCCCAGGAGGATGAACTGGGAGATGACAGTCTTGTTGTTCATTATCATTCTTTGTCTCCAGTATCCTAATTAGAAAATATCCATGTCccttaaaattaaagataaaaatgcacATGTATCTAGAATATATATTCTACCACAGTGGATTTTGCAGTCATCATATATTCAAAACTTCTAATATCTATAATCA
Above is a genomic segment from Mus caroli chromosome 11, CAROLI_EIJ_v1.1, whole genome shotgun sequence containing:
- the LOC110305264 gene encoding olfactory receptor 1468-like, producing the protein MIMNNKTVISQFILLGLPIPQEYQHLYYALFLAMYLTTVLGNLIIIILIILDPHLHTPMYLFLSNLSFSDLCFSSVTMPKLLQNMQSQDTSISYAGCLTQMYFLLVFGDLESILLLVMAYDRYVAVCFPLHYMSIMSPTLCVCLLVLSWVFTVLYSMLHTLLLARLSFCEDNLIHHFFCDISTLLKLACSDIHINELMIFIMGGLVSIIPFLLIVVSYIQIVFSILKVSFTRAIHKVFSTCGSHLSVVSLFYGTIFALYLCPSANNSTVKEISMAMMCTVVTPMLNPFIYSLRNRDMRDALFGVLGKKKISL